In Candidatus Pelagibacter sp. HIMB1321, a single genomic region encodes these proteins:
- the ffh gene encoding signal recognition particle protein, which yields MFENLTNKFEEIFSSLKKAPSLDEKQVDEGLRGIRQALLEADVSLDVAKAFIEKVKPKALGQEIIRSTSPGDMVVKIVYDELVSLLGDSNADINLNAVPPVPMMLVGLQGSGKTTTTAKLAKFLESNKKKKVMMVSLDIYRPAAQEQLRSLGEQNNILTLPIIEGQQPADICQRAISAASLNGADVILFDTAGRTQIDLQMMSEIKQIENIINPAETILVADSLTGQVAASVAKEFKSTVNLSGIILTRADGDARGGAAVSMKYISEVPIKFLGIGEKIDNFEAFHPERIANRILGMGDIVSLVEKAAQDLGEEKIKQAEENLKKGQFSMEDYLTQLRQMKKMGGIEGIMSFMPGVSKIKSQMDSAGIDESIITKNEAIILSMTKKERENPKIIDGSRKKRIANGSGTDPATINKLLKQFKMMSEMMKKMSKGNLKGMSDKGIPPELFNQLK from the coding sequence ATGTTTGAAAATTTAACAAATAAATTTGAAGAAATATTTTCTTCTTTAAAAAAGGCTCCATCTCTTGATGAAAAGCAAGTTGATGAAGGTTTAAGAGGAATTAGACAAGCTTTATTAGAAGCAGATGTTTCGCTTGATGTAGCCAAAGCATTTATTGAGAAAGTAAAACCAAAAGCCTTAGGTCAAGAAATCATAAGATCTACTTCACCTGGTGATATGGTTGTTAAAATTGTTTATGATGAGCTTGTAAGCTTACTAGGCGATAGTAATGCAGATATAAATTTAAATGCAGTTCCGCCAGTTCCAATGATGCTTGTTGGACTTCAAGGGTCTGGAAAAACCACAACTACAGCAAAATTAGCTAAATTTTTAGAGTCTAATAAAAAGAAAAAAGTGATGATGGTAAGTTTGGACATTTATAGACCAGCAGCACAAGAACAATTAAGATCTTTAGGTGAACAAAATAATATTTTAACACTACCCATCATAGAGGGCCAACAGCCTGCAGATATTTGTCAAAGAGCTATCAGTGCCGCAAGCCTTAATGGAGCAGATGTAATTCTATTTGATACTGCTGGAAGAACTCAAATTGACTTACAAATGATGAGCGAAATTAAACAAATTGAAAATATAATTAATCCTGCTGAAACAATTCTAGTCGCTGACTCACTAACAGGTCAAGTCGCAGCCTCAGTTGCAAAAGAATTTAAAAGTACAGTCAACCTATCAGGAATTATCCTAACTAGAGCAGACGGTGATGCAAGAGGTGGTGCTGCGGTAAGTATGAAATATATATCTGAAGTACCAATAAAGTTTTTAGGAATTGGTGAAAAAATCGATAATTTTGAGGCGTTCCATCCAGAAAGGATTGCTAACAGAATTCTTGGAATGGGAGATATTGTTTCTCTTGTAGAAAAAGCCGCTCAAGACTTAGGAGAAGAGAAAATTAAACAAGCAGAGGAAAACCTTAAAAAAGGTCAATTCTCTATGGAAGATTATTTAACTCAATTAAGACAAATGAAAAAAATGGGAGGCATTGAGGGAATAATGTCTTTTATGCCTGGTGTATCAAAAATAAAATCTCAAATGGATTCAGCTGGAATTGATGAAAGCATCATTACAAAAAATGAAGCTATAATTTTATCAATGACAAAAAAAGAAAGAGAGAACCCAAAGATAATTGATGGTTCGAGAAAAAAAAGAATTGCTAATGGCTCTGGCACAGATCCAGCCACTATCAATAAATTGTTAAAGCAATTTAAAATGATGTCTGAAATGATGAAAAAGATGTCTAAAGGAAATCTGAAAGGTATGTCTGACAAAGGAATACCACCAGAGCTATTTAATCAATTAAAATAA
- the ftsY gene encoding signal recognition particle-docking protein FtsY produces the protein MGIFDKFKTGFQKSAAAFTSGLKEIIVKKELDDKSLNDIEDFLIQSDVGVAASAEIKSIISEKKINPSKDLKDEINLILKEYIVTLMKPLENENFFNKKEKLNATLVSGVNGVGKTTTIGKISKILKSNGNKIMLAASDTFRAAAIEQLEMWAKKIDVNITKSSQGSDPASVAYKAIDEALKNNFDQVLIDTAGRLQNKKNLMEEYKKIANVTKKIDPEAPHDVILVLDATSGQNVINQVEEFNKIIPITGIVMTKLDGTAKGGILLAVAKKYKLPIIALGLGEKEDDLQIFNAEIFANTFIQTS, from the coding sequence ATGGGAATATTTGATAAATTTAAAACTGGTTTTCAAAAAAGTGCAGCTGCTTTTACAAGTGGTCTAAAAGAAATAATTGTCAAAAAAGAACTAGATGACAAAAGTCTAAATGATATTGAAGATTTTTTAATTCAGTCAGATGTAGGTGTTGCAGCTTCAGCAGAAATAAAATCTATAATTTCTGAAAAAAAAATTAACCCCAGCAAAGATTTAAAAGATGAAATAAATTTAATACTTAAAGAATATATTGTGACATTAATGAAACCATTAGAAAATGAAAATTTTTTTAATAAAAAAGAAAAATTGAATGCAACTTTGGTTTCTGGTGTTAATGGGGTTGGCAAAACAACAACTATTGGAAAAATAAGTAAAATTTTAAAATCAAATGGTAACAAAATTATGCTTGCTGCCTCAGATACATTTAGGGCAGCAGCAATTGAACAATTAGAAATGTGGGCAAAAAAAATTGATGTTAATATTACAAAATCTTCTCAAGGTTCTGATCCAGCTTCTGTTGCCTACAAAGCAATTGATGAGGCTTTAAAAAATAATTTTGACCAAGTCTTAATTGATACTGCTGGAAGATTACAAAACAAAAAAAATTTGATGGAAGAGTATAAAAAAATTGCAAATGTTACAAAAAAAATTGATCCTGAGGCTCCTCATGATGTTATTTTAGTTTTAGATGCAACTTCAGGTCAAAATGTAATCAATCAAGTAGAAGAATTTAATAAAATAATTCCAATTACTGGGATTGTTATGACCAAATTAGATGGCACTGCAAAAGGTGGGATTTTATTGGCTGTTGCAAAAAAATATAAACTTCCAATTATTGCACTTGGTTTAGGTGAAAAAGAGGATGACCTACAAATATTTAATGCTGAAATATTTGCGAATACTTTTATTCAAACTAGTTAA
- the rpsP gene encoding 30S ribosomal protein S16, with amino-acid sequence MLKLRLSRGGTKKRPVYKVVVADSRFARDGRFIEKVGFFNPLLPKEKKERVGLEAERIKYWLGQGAQPTTRVARILGENDLMPMPANGNNPKKAVPKKDRKKEGEEAAPAAEAPKEEAPKAEAAPAVEAPKEEAPKAEAAPAAEAPKEEAPKAEAAPAAEAPKEEGK; translated from the coding sequence ATGTTAAAACTAAGACTATCAAGAGGAGGAACTAAAAAAAGACCAGTCTATAAAGTGGTTGTTGCAGATAGTAGATTTGCAAGAGATGGAAGATTTATTGAAAAGGTTGGTTTTTTTAATCCTTTATTACCTAAAGAAAAAAAAGAAAGAGTTGGACTTGAGGCTGAAAGAATTAAGTATTGGTTAGGCCAAGGTGCACAACCCACAACAAGAGTTGCAAGAATTTTAGGTGAAAATGATTTAATGCCTATGCCTGCTAATGGAAATAATCCTAAAAAAGCTGTTCCAAAAAAAGATAGAAAAAAAGAAGGTGAAGAAGCAGCACCAGCAGCAGAAGCTCCAAAAGAAGAAGCTCCTAAAGCAGAGGCAGCACCAGCAGTAGAAGCTCCAAAAGAAGAAGCTCCTAAAGCAGAGGCAGCGCCAGCAGCAGAAGCTCCAAAAGAAGAAGCTCCTAAAGCAGAGGCAGCACCAGCAGCAGAAGCTCCAAAAGAAGAGGGAAAATAG
- the rplS gene encoding 50S ribosomal protein L19, whose product MKTIEEINKHNVTKILSEKKIPQFYPGDVVKVGVRITEGKKERIQYFEGVCIAKKNRDINSSFTVRKISFGEGVERTFPLYGPVIDSIKVIRSGKVRRAKLYYLRDRTGKSARIAEKIRKKIGIDVDVKPETVTEENVAPAAEAPKAEAAPAAEAPKEEAVKNEQAKESTPEKK is encoded by the coding sequence ATGAAAACAATTGAAGAGATAAATAAACATAACGTAACAAAGATTTTATCTGAAAAGAAAATCCCACAATTTTACCCAGGTGATGTTGTTAAGGTTGGAGTAAGAATTACAGAGGGAAAAAAAGAGAGAATTCAGTACTTCGAAGGAGTTTGTATTGCAAAAAAAAATAGAGATATAAATTCTTCTTTTACTGTAAGAAAAATTTCATTTGGTGAAGGTGTTGAGAGAACATTCCCGTTATATGGTCCAGTAATTGACTCAATTAAAGTTATAAGATCTGGAAAAGTAAGAAGAGCTAAACTTTACTATTTAAGAGACAGAACTGGTAAATCAGCAAGAATTGCAGAGAAAATTAGAAAAAAAATTGGAATTGATGTTGATGTGAAACCAGAAACGGTAACAGAGGAAAATGTTGCTCCAGCAGCAGAAGCTCCTAAAGCAGAGGCAGCACCAGCAGCAGAAGCCCCAAAAGAGGAAGCTGTTAAAAACGAGCAAGCTAAAGAAAGTACTCCAGAAAAAAAATAA
- the trmD gene encoding tRNA (guanosine(37)-N1)-methyltransferase TrmD, whose protein sequence is MWQSQIFTLYPEFFPGPLNKGLYGKALEKKIWSIKVNNIRDAANDKHKTVDDTPYGGGSGMVLKPDVLANSLDLNKVEGERIFYLSPRGRKFDQAFAQELSKEKSIALICGHFEGVDERILSTRNIEEISIGDYVLSGGETAAFVVLESILRLLPGVLGNEKSVDDESFQNGLLEYPQYTKPQIWEEKSVPDVLLSGDHNKIKDWRLSQSEAITRVRRPDLWQKYKNN, encoded by the coding sequence ATGTGGCAATCTCAAATTTTTACACTTTATCCTGAATTTTTTCCGGGTCCTTTAAATAAAGGTTTGTATGGCAAGGCTCTAGAAAAAAAAATATGGAGTATAAAAGTTAATAACATTCGAGATGCTGCAAACGATAAACATAAAACTGTAGATGATACTCCCTACGGAGGCGGTTCTGGCATGGTCTTAAAACCAGATGTTTTGGCAAACTCTTTAGATTTAAATAAAGTAGAAGGTGAAAGGATTTTTTATTTGTCTCCAAGAGGAAGAAAATTTGATCAAGCTTTTGCACAAGAATTATCTAAAGAAAAGTCAATAGCATTAATTTGTGGTCATTTTGAAGGTGTAGATGAAAGAATATTATCTACTAGAAATATAGAAGAGATAAGTATTGGAGATTATGTATTATCTGGAGGTGAAACAGCTGCATTTGTTGTGTTGGAGAGTATTCTAAGGTTGTTGCCTGGAGTATTAGGGAATGAAAAATCTGTTGATGATGAAAGCTTTCAAAATGGATTATTGGAATATCCTCAATACACAAAACCTCAAATTTGGGAGGAAAAATCAGTGCCAGACGTGCTTTTATCGGGTGATCACAACAAAATTAAAGACTGGCGTTTATCACAATCTGAGGCTATAACACGCGTCCGAAGACCAGATTTATGGCAAAAATATAAGAACAATTAA
- the dapF gene encoding diaminopimelate epimerase, with protein sequence MDGLGNDFVIIDNRSNPINLNKGQILKICDRKFIGCDQLIIINNHDKSDAKIDFFNSDGSVSGACGNGTRCVADLLSKENGKNNISLVTSTGELKSDILGKNLVETGIGFGKTNWNEIPLSKNVNTKNLQIEILDNDNKSHIGGTAISVGNPHVVFFVNNLENFNIEKIGPIIEKHELFPERCNVTIAQVMNKQSIKVKVWERGAGLTKACGTAACATAFAGLIHNLSSNQVDIVFKTGNLSISIDQNNFIKMKGPVSDIKKIDIKL encoded by the coding sequence ATGGATGGTTTAGGTAATGATTTTGTAATCATAGATAATAGATCAAATCCAATTAATCTAAACAAAGGGCAAATTTTAAAAATTTGTGACAGAAAATTCATAGGTTGTGATCAGCTCATAATTATAAATAATCATGACAAGTCTGATGCAAAAATAGATTTTTTTAATTCAGATGGAAGTGTATCTGGTGCATGTGGAAATGGCACAAGATGTGTTGCTGATCTTTTATCAAAAGAAAATGGTAAAAATAATATTTCTTTAGTTACATCTACTGGAGAACTTAAATCAGATATACTAGGAAAAAATCTAGTTGAAACTGGTATTGGATTTGGAAAAACTAACTGGAATGAAATACCACTTTCAAAAAATGTAAATACAAAAAATTTACAAATAGAGATTCTTGATAATGATAACAAATCACATATCGGTGGAACAGCAATCAGTGTTGGCAATCCACATGTAGTTTTTTTTGTAAATAATTTAGAAAATTTTAATATTGAAAAAATTGGGCCAATTATAGAAAAGCATGAATTATTTCCTGAAAGATGCAATGTAACTATTGCACAGGTAATGAATAAACAATCAATAAAAGTTAAAGTATGGGAGCGTGGAGCTGGATTAACTAAGGCCTGTGGAACGGCTGCTTGTGCTACTGCGTTTGCAGGATTGATACATAACCTTTCATCTAACCAAGTTGATATAGTGTTTAAAACAGGAAATTTATCTATTTCAATAGATCAAAATAATTTTATCAAAATGAAAGGCCCTGTCTCTGATATAAAAAAAATAGATATTAAGTTGTAA